One genomic window of Eleginops maclovinus isolate JMC-PN-2008 ecotype Puerto Natales chromosome 12, JC_Emac_rtc_rv5, whole genome shotgun sequence includes the following:
- the dbnlb gene encoding drebrin-like b isoform X2, translated as MAVNLSKNGIALTAAFKEVVDEKSSTNWALFTYEGNSNDIRLAEKGDGGLEELVEELNSGKIMYAFCRVQDPNSGLPKYVLINWTGEGVKDARKGLCANHVSSMANFLRGAHVTINARAEEDVEPEVIMEKVAKASGANYSFHKEAPSRFQDSGPQGPVGSVYQKTNAMSEIKKTNKDNFWAQAEKDEEKRRKEERTKVDEERQHLEKERKDREAKEASQREKRDKERASQIDEQKKYQQKQDSTSKEQEKQRWEEQESQAAQAKAIKRGDSVEKANEAASLISQRASNPREMFKQRERGITPSDSDVPSAAPVSPQPGRLQSPFLAKPGYEAERANSPQRQASPVPAGSASPVRATEPDVDDQSRCEYEEQEEAPLPQEQYEEEAPPAHVQEAPPAPFEEAHEEPAQVEENNSYEVTPEKTPDGPPEKGTCARALYDYQAADDTEISFDPDDILTGIEMIDEGWWRGYSPNGHFGMFPANYVELI; from the exons ATGGCAGTTAACCTCAGCAAAAATGGCATTGCATTAACAGCTGCATTCAAGGAAGTGGTGGACGAAAAATCCAGTACCAACTG GGCCTTGTTCACCTACGAGGGAAACAGTAATGATATCCGCCTGGCAGAAAAGGGAG ATGGAGGACTGGAGGAGTTGGTTGAGGAGCTGAACAGCGGAAAAATTATGTATGCTTTCTGCCGAGTCCAGGATCCAAATTCTGGCCTCCCTAAATATGTCCTCATCAACTGG ACTGGAGAAGGAGTAAAGGACGCCCGGAAAGGGCTGTGTGCAAATCATGTCAGCTCCATGGCCAATTTTCTAAGG GGGGCCCATGTAACAATAAACGCCAGGGCAGAGGAGGACGTGGAGCCTGAGGTGATCATGGAAAAGGTGGCCAAAGCTTCAGGAGCGAACTACAGCTTCCACAAAGAAGCTCCCAGCCGCTTCCAGGACAGCGGTCCTCAGGGTCCTGTG GGCTCCGTGTACCAGAAGACCAACGCCATGTCTGAAATTAAAAAGACCAACAAAGACAACTTCTGGGCTCAGGCAGAG AAAGATGAGGAGAAACGGCGCAAGGAGGAGCGAACCAAAGTAGACGAGGAGCGCCAGCAcctggagaaagaaaggaaggaccGGGAGGCCAAAGAGGCATcgcagagggagaaaagggacAAGGAGAGGGCGTCTCAAATCGACGAACAAAA GAAGTACCAGCAGAAGCAGGATTCAACCAGTAAAGAGCAGGAGAAGCAACGCTGG gaggagcaggagagccAGGCAGCCCAGGCCAAAGCAATCAAGAGGGGTGACTCTGTGGAAAAGGCCAAC GAGGCGGCTTCTCTCATCTCTCAGCGCGCTTCAAACCCAAGAGAGATGTtcaagcagagagagagaggaataacTCCCAGTGACTCTGACGTCCCCTCTGCTGCACCCGTCAGCCCCCAGCCAG GGCGTCTGCAAAGCCCTTTTCTGGCTAAGCCTGGGTATGAAGCTGAGCGAGCCAACTCCCCTCAGCGCCAAGCTTCTCCTGTGCCAGCAGGCTCCGCATCTCCTGTCCGTGCCACAG AGCCTGATGTGGATGACCAGTCCAGGTGTGAGtatgaggagcaggaggaggccCCGCTGCCGCAAGAACAGTATGAAG AGGAGGCACCGCCGGCCCACGTCCAGGAGGCACCGCCTGCCCCTTTCGAAGAGGCTCATGAAGAACCTGCTCAG GTGGAGGAGAACAACTCCTACGAGGTGACTCCTGAAAAGACGCCAGATGGGCCGCCAGAGAAAGGAACATGTGCCAGAGCCCTGTATGACTACCAGGCTG CTGACGACACAGAGATCTCTTTCGATCCCGACGATATCCTCACCGGCATCGAGATGATCGACGAGGGCTGGTGGCGGGGCTACAGCCCGAACGGCCATTTTGGAATGTTCCCAGCCAATTACGTGGAGCTTATCTAG
- the dbnlb gene encoding drebrin-like b isoform X8 yields MAVNLSKNGIALTAAFKEVVDEKSSTNWALFTYEGNSNDIRLAEKGDGGLEELVEELNSGKIMYAFCRVQDPNSGLPKYVLINWTGEGVKDARKGLCANHVSSMANFLRGAHVTINARAEEDVEPEVIMEKVAKASGANYSFHKEAPSRFQDSGPQGPVGSVYQKTNAMSEIKKTNKDNFWAQAEKDEEKRRKEERTKVDEERQHLEKERKDREAKEASQREKRDKERASQIDEQKKYQQKQDSTSKEQEKQRWEEQESQAAQAKAIKRGDSVEKANEAASLISQRASNPREMFKQRERGITPSDSDVPSAAPVSPQPEEAPPAHVQEAPPAPFEEAHEEPAQPEVEENNSYEVTPEKTPDGPPEKGTCARALYDYQAADDTEISFDPDDILTGIEMIDEGWWRGYSPNGHFGMFPANYVELI; encoded by the exons ATGGCAGTTAACCTCAGCAAAAATGGCATTGCATTAACAGCTGCATTCAAGGAAGTGGTGGACGAAAAATCCAGTACCAACTG GGCCTTGTTCACCTACGAGGGAAACAGTAATGATATCCGCCTGGCAGAAAAGGGAG ATGGAGGACTGGAGGAGTTGGTTGAGGAGCTGAACAGCGGAAAAATTATGTATGCTTTCTGCCGAGTCCAGGATCCAAATTCTGGCCTCCCTAAATATGTCCTCATCAACTGG ACTGGAGAAGGAGTAAAGGACGCCCGGAAAGGGCTGTGTGCAAATCATGTCAGCTCCATGGCCAATTTTCTAAGG GGGGCCCATGTAACAATAAACGCCAGGGCAGAGGAGGACGTGGAGCCTGAGGTGATCATGGAAAAGGTGGCCAAAGCTTCAGGAGCGAACTACAGCTTCCACAAAGAAGCTCCCAGCCGCTTCCAGGACAGCGGTCCTCAGGGTCCTGTG GGCTCCGTGTACCAGAAGACCAACGCCATGTCTGAAATTAAAAAGACCAACAAAGACAACTTCTGGGCTCAGGCAGAG AAAGATGAGGAGAAACGGCGCAAGGAGGAGCGAACCAAAGTAGACGAGGAGCGCCAGCAcctggagaaagaaaggaaggaccGGGAGGCCAAAGAGGCATcgcagagggagaaaagggacAAGGAGAGGGCGTCTCAAATCGACGAACAAAA GAAGTACCAGCAGAAGCAGGATTCAACCAGTAAAGAGCAGGAGAAGCAACGCTGG gaggagcaggagagccAGGCAGCCCAGGCCAAAGCAATCAAGAGGGGTGACTCTGTGGAAAAGGCCAAC GAGGCGGCTTCTCTCATCTCTCAGCGCGCTTCAAACCCAAGAGAGATGTtcaagcagagagagagaggaataacTCCCAGTGACTCTGACGTCCCCTCTGCTGCACCCGTCAGCCCCCAGCCAG AGGAGGCACCGCCGGCCCACGTCCAGGAGGCACCGCCTGCCCCTTTCGAAGAGGCTCATGAAGAACCTGCTCAG CCCGAGGTGGAGGAGAACAACTCCTACGAGGTGACTCCTGAAAAGACGCCAGATGGGCCGCCAGAGAAAGGAACATGTGCCAGAGCCCTGTATGACTACCAGGCTG CTGACGACACAGAGATCTCTTTCGATCCCGACGATATCCTCACCGGCATCGAGATGATCGACGAGGGCTGGTGGCGGGGCTACAGCCCGAACGGCCATTTTGGAATGTTCCCAGCCAATTACGTGGAGCTTATCTAG
- the dbnlb gene encoding drebrin-like b isoform X3, whose amino-acid sequence MAVNLSKNGIALTAAFKEVVDEKSSTNWALFTYEGNSNDIRLAEKGDGGLEELVEELNSGKIMYAFCRVQDPNSGLPKYVLINWTGEGVKDARKGLCANHVSSMANFLRGAHVTINARAEEDVEPEVIMEKVAKASGANYSFHKEAPSRFQDSGPQGPVGSVYQKTNAMSEIKKTNKDNFWAQAEKDEEKRRKEERTKVDEERQHLEKERKDREAKEASQREKRDKERASQIDEQKKYQQKQDSTSKEQEKQRWEAASLISQRASNPREMFKQRERGITPSDSDVPSAAPVSPQPGRLQSPFLAKPGYEAERANSPQRQASPVPAGSASPVRATEPDVDDQSRCEYEEQEEAPLPQEQYEEEAPPAHVQEAPPAPFEEAHEEPAQPEVEENNSYEVTPEKTPDGPPEKGTCARALYDYQAADDTEISFDPDDILTGIEMIDEGWWRGYSPNGHFGMFPANYVELI is encoded by the exons ATGGCAGTTAACCTCAGCAAAAATGGCATTGCATTAACAGCTGCATTCAAGGAAGTGGTGGACGAAAAATCCAGTACCAACTG GGCCTTGTTCACCTACGAGGGAAACAGTAATGATATCCGCCTGGCAGAAAAGGGAG ATGGAGGACTGGAGGAGTTGGTTGAGGAGCTGAACAGCGGAAAAATTATGTATGCTTTCTGCCGAGTCCAGGATCCAAATTCTGGCCTCCCTAAATATGTCCTCATCAACTGG ACTGGAGAAGGAGTAAAGGACGCCCGGAAAGGGCTGTGTGCAAATCATGTCAGCTCCATGGCCAATTTTCTAAGG GGGGCCCATGTAACAATAAACGCCAGGGCAGAGGAGGACGTGGAGCCTGAGGTGATCATGGAAAAGGTGGCCAAAGCTTCAGGAGCGAACTACAGCTTCCACAAAGAAGCTCCCAGCCGCTTCCAGGACAGCGGTCCTCAGGGTCCTGTG GGCTCCGTGTACCAGAAGACCAACGCCATGTCTGAAATTAAAAAGACCAACAAAGACAACTTCTGGGCTCAGGCAGAG AAAGATGAGGAGAAACGGCGCAAGGAGGAGCGAACCAAAGTAGACGAGGAGCGCCAGCAcctggagaaagaaaggaaggaccGGGAGGCCAAAGAGGCATcgcagagggagaaaagggacAAGGAGAGGGCGTCTCAAATCGACGAACAAAA GAAGTACCAGCAGAAGCAGGATTCAACCAGTAAAGAGCAGGAGAAGCAACGCTGG GAGGCGGCTTCTCTCATCTCTCAGCGCGCTTCAAACCCAAGAGAGATGTtcaagcagagagagagaggaataacTCCCAGTGACTCTGACGTCCCCTCTGCTGCACCCGTCAGCCCCCAGCCAG GGCGTCTGCAAAGCCCTTTTCTGGCTAAGCCTGGGTATGAAGCTGAGCGAGCCAACTCCCCTCAGCGCCAAGCTTCTCCTGTGCCAGCAGGCTCCGCATCTCCTGTCCGTGCCACAG AGCCTGATGTGGATGACCAGTCCAGGTGTGAGtatgaggagcaggaggaggccCCGCTGCCGCAAGAACAGTATGAAG AGGAGGCACCGCCGGCCCACGTCCAGGAGGCACCGCCTGCCCCTTTCGAAGAGGCTCATGAAGAACCTGCTCAG CCCGAGGTGGAGGAGAACAACTCCTACGAGGTGACTCCTGAAAAGACGCCAGATGGGCCGCCAGAGAAAGGAACATGTGCCAGAGCCCTGTATGACTACCAGGCTG CTGACGACACAGAGATCTCTTTCGATCCCGACGATATCCTCACCGGCATCGAGATGATCGACGAGGGCTGGTGGCGGGGCTACAGCCCGAACGGCCATTTTGGAATGTTCCCAGCCAATTACGTGGAGCTTATCTAG
- the dbnlb gene encoding drebrin-like b isoform X7 has translation MAVNLSKNGIALTAAFKEVVDEKSSTNWALFTYEGNSNDIRLAEKGDGGLEELVEELNSGKIMYAFCRVQDPNSGLPKYVLINWTGEGVKDARKGLCANHVSSMANFLRGAHVTINARAEEDVEPEVIMEKVAKASGANYSFHKEAPSRFQDSGPQGPVGSVYQKTNAMSEIKKTNKDNFWAQAEKDEEKRRKEERTKVDEERQHLEKERKDREAKEASQREKRDKERASQIDEQKKYQQKQDSTSKEQEKQRWEAASLISQRASNPREMFKQRERGITPSDSDVPSAAPVSPQPEPDVDDQSRCEYEEQEEAPLPQEQYEEEAPPAHVQEAPPAPFEEAHEEPAQPEVEENNSYEVTPEKTPDGPPEKGTCARALYDYQAADDTEISFDPDDILTGIEMIDEGWWRGYSPNGHFGMFPANYVELI, from the exons ATGGCAGTTAACCTCAGCAAAAATGGCATTGCATTAACAGCTGCATTCAAGGAAGTGGTGGACGAAAAATCCAGTACCAACTG GGCCTTGTTCACCTACGAGGGAAACAGTAATGATATCCGCCTGGCAGAAAAGGGAG ATGGAGGACTGGAGGAGTTGGTTGAGGAGCTGAACAGCGGAAAAATTATGTATGCTTTCTGCCGAGTCCAGGATCCAAATTCTGGCCTCCCTAAATATGTCCTCATCAACTGG ACTGGAGAAGGAGTAAAGGACGCCCGGAAAGGGCTGTGTGCAAATCATGTCAGCTCCATGGCCAATTTTCTAAGG GGGGCCCATGTAACAATAAACGCCAGGGCAGAGGAGGACGTGGAGCCTGAGGTGATCATGGAAAAGGTGGCCAAAGCTTCAGGAGCGAACTACAGCTTCCACAAAGAAGCTCCCAGCCGCTTCCAGGACAGCGGTCCTCAGGGTCCTGTG GGCTCCGTGTACCAGAAGACCAACGCCATGTCTGAAATTAAAAAGACCAACAAAGACAACTTCTGGGCTCAGGCAGAG AAAGATGAGGAGAAACGGCGCAAGGAGGAGCGAACCAAAGTAGACGAGGAGCGCCAGCAcctggagaaagaaaggaaggaccGGGAGGCCAAAGAGGCATcgcagagggagaaaagggacAAGGAGAGGGCGTCTCAAATCGACGAACAAAA GAAGTACCAGCAGAAGCAGGATTCAACCAGTAAAGAGCAGGAGAAGCAACGCTGG GAGGCGGCTTCTCTCATCTCTCAGCGCGCTTCAAACCCAAGAGAGATGTtcaagcagagagagagaggaataacTCCCAGTGACTCTGACGTCCCCTCTGCTGCACCCGTCAGCCCCCAGCCAG AGCCTGATGTGGATGACCAGTCCAGGTGTGAGtatgaggagcaggaggaggccCCGCTGCCGCAAGAACAGTATGAAG AGGAGGCACCGCCGGCCCACGTCCAGGAGGCACCGCCTGCCCCTTTCGAAGAGGCTCATGAAGAACCTGCTCAG CCCGAGGTGGAGGAGAACAACTCCTACGAGGTGACTCCTGAAAAGACGCCAGATGGGCCGCCAGAGAAAGGAACATGTGCCAGAGCCCTGTATGACTACCAGGCTG CTGACGACACAGAGATCTCTTTCGATCCCGACGATATCCTCACCGGCATCGAGATGATCGACGAGGGCTGGTGGCGGGGCTACAGCCCGAACGGCCATTTTGGAATGTTCCCAGCCAATTACGTGGAGCTTATCTAG
- the dbnlb gene encoding drebrin-like b isoform X9, producing the protein MAVNLSKNGIALTAAFKEVVDEKSSTNWALFTYEGNSNDIRLAEKGDGGLEELVEELNSGKIMYAFCRVQDPNSGLPKYVLINWTGEGVKDARKGLCANHVSSMANFLRGAHVTINARAEEDVEPEVIMEKVAKASGANYSFHKEAPSRFQDSGPQGPVGSVYQKTNAMSEIKKTNKDNFWAQAEKDEEKRRKEERTKVDEERQHLEKERKDREAKEASQREKRDKERASQIDEQKKYQQKQDSTSKEQEKQRWEAASLISQRASNPREMFKQRERGITPSDSDVPSAAPVSPQPEEAPPAHVQEAPPAPFEEAHEEPAQPEVEENNSYEVTPEKTPDGPPEKGTCARALYDYQAADDTEISFDPDDILTGIEMIDEGWWRGYSPNGHFGMFPANYVELI; encoded by the exons ATGGCAGTTAACCTCAGCAAAAATGGCATTGCATTAACAGCTGCATTCAAGGAAGTGGTGGACGAAAAATCCAGTACCAACTG GGCCTTGTTCACCTACGAGGGAAACAGTAATGATATCCGCCTGGCAGAAAAGGGAG ATGGAGGACTGGAGGAGTTGGTTGAGGAGCTGAACAGCGGAAAAATTATGTATGCTTTCTGCCGAGTCCAGGATCCAAATTCTGGCCTCCCTAAATATGTCCTCATCAACTGG ACTGGAGAAGGAGTAAAGGACGCCCGGAAAGGGCTGTGTGCAAATCATGTCAGCTCCATGGCCAATTTTCTAAGG GGGGCCCATGTAACAATAAACGCCAGGGCAGAGGAGGACGTGGAGCCTGAGGTGATCATGGAAAAGGTGGCCAAAGCTTCAGGAGCGAACTACAGCTTCCACAAAGAAGCTCCCAGCCGCTTCCAGGACAGCGGTCCTCAGGGTCCTGTG GGCTCCGTGTACCAGAAGACCAACGCCATGTCTGAAATTAAAAAGACCAACAAAGACAACTTCTGGGCTCAGGCAGAG AAAGATGAGGAGAAACGGCGCAAGGAGGAGCGAACCAAAGTAGACGAGGAGCGCCAGCAcctggagaaagaaaggaaggaccGGGAGGCCAAAGAGGCATcgcagagggagaaaagggacAAGGAGAGGGCGTCTCAAATCGACGAACAAAA GAAGTACCAGCAGAAGCAGGATTCAACCAGTAAAGAGCAGGAGAAGCAACGCTGG GAGGCGGCTTCTCTCATCTCTCAGCGCGCTTCAAACCCAAGAGAGATGTtcaagcagagagagagaggaataacTCCCAGTGACTCTGACGTCCCCTCTGCTGCACCCGTCAGCCCCCAGCCAG AGGAGGCACCGCCGGCCCACGTCCAGGAGGCACCGCCTGCCCCTTTCGAAGAGGCTCATGAAGAACCTGCTCAG CCCGAGGTGGAGGAGAACAACTCCTACGAGGTGACTCCTGAAAAGACGCCAGATGGGCCGCCAGAGAAAGGAACATGTGCCAGAGCCCTGTATGACTACCAGGCTG CTGACGACACAGAGATCTCTTTCGATCCCGACGATATCCTCACCGGCATCGAGATGATCGACGAGGGCTGGTGGCGGGGCTACAGCCCGAACGGCCATTTTGGAATGTTCCCAGCCAATTACGTGGAGCTTATCTAG
- the dbnlb gene encoding drebrin-like b isoform X1 — protein MAVNLSKNGIALTAAFKEVVDEKSSTNWALFTYEGNSNDIRLAEKGDGGLEELVEELNSGKIMYAFCRVQDPNSGLPKYVLINWTGEGVKDARKGLCANHVSSMANFLRGAHVTINARAEEDVEPEVIMEKVAKASGANYSFHKEAPSRFQDSGPQGPVGSVYQKTNAMSEIKKTNKDNFWAQAEKDEEKRRKEERTKVDEERQHLEKERKDREAKEASQREKRDKERASQIDEQKKYQQKQDSTSKEQEKQRWEEQESQAAQAKAIKRGDSVEKANEAASLISQRASNPREMFKQRERGITPSDSDVPSAAPVSPQPGRLQSPFLAKPGYEAERANSPQRQASPVPAGSASPVRATEPDVDDQSRCEYEEQEEAPLPQEQYEEEAPPAHVQEAPPAPFEEAHEEPAQPEVEENNSYEVTPEKTPDGPPEKGTCARALYDYQAADDTEISFDPDDILTGIEMIDEGWWRGYSPNGHFGMFPANYVELI, from the exons ATGGCAGTTAACCTCAGCAAAAATGGCATTGCATTAACAGCTGCATTCAAGGAAGTGGTGGACGAAAAATCCAGTACCAACTG GGCCTTGTTCACCTACGAGGGAAACAGTAATGATATCCGCCTGGCAGAAAAGGGAG ATGGAGGACTGGAGGAGTTGGTTGAGGAGCTGAACAGCGGAAAAATTATGTATGCTTTCTGCCGAGTCCAGGATCCAAATTCTGGCCTCCCTAAATATGTCCTCATCAACTGG ACTGGAGAAGGAGTAAAGGACGCCCGGAAAGGGCTGTGTGCAAATCATGTCAGCTCCATGGCCAATTTTCTAAGG GGGGCCCATGTAACAATAAACGCCAGGGCAGAGGAGGACGTGGAGCCTGAGGTGATCATGGAAAAGGTGGCCAAAGCTTCAGGAGCGAACTACAGCTTCCACAAAGAAGCTCCCAGCCGCTTCCAGGACAGCGGTCCTCAGGGTCCTGTG GGCTCCGTGTACCAGAAGACCAACGCCATGTCTGAAATTAAAAAGACCAACAAAGACAACTTCTGGGCTCAGGCAGAG AAAGATGAGGAGAAACGGCGCAAGGAGGAGCGAACCAAAGTAGACGAGGAGCGCCAGCAcctggagaaagaaaggaaggaccGGGAGGCCAAAGAGGCATcgcagagggagaaaagggacAAGGAGAGGGCGTCTCAAATCGACGAACAAAA GAAGTACCAGCAGAAGCAGGATTCAACCAGTAAAGAGCAGGAGAAGCAACGCTGG gaggagcaggagagccAGGCAGCCCAGGCCAAAGCAATCAAGAGGGGTGACTCTGTGGAAAAGGCCAAC GAGGCGGCTTCTCTCATCTCTCAGCGCGCTTCAAACCCAAGAGAGATGTtcaagcagagagagagaggaataacTCCCAGTGACTCTGACGTCCCCTCTGCTGCACCCGTCAGCCCCCAGCCAG GGCGTCTGCAAAGCCCTTTTCTGGCTAAGCCTGGGTATGAAGCTGAGCGAGCCAACTCCCCTCAGCGCCAAGCTTCTCCTGTGCCAGCAGGCTCCGCATCTCCTGTCCGTGCCACAG AGCCTGATGTGGATGACCAGTCCAGGTGTGAGtatgaggagcaggaggaggccCCGCTGCCGCAAGAACAGTATGAAG AGGAGGCACCGCCGGCCCACGTCCAGGAGGCACCGCCTGCCCCTTTCGAAGAGGCTCATGAAGAACCTGCTCAG CCCGAGGTGGAGGAGAACAACTCCTACGAGGTGACTCCTGAAAAGACGCCAGATGGGCCGCCAGAGAAAGGAACATGTGCCAGAGCCCTGTATGACTACCAGGCTG CTGACGACACAGAGATCTCTTTCGATCCCGACGATATCCTCACCGGCATCGAGATGATCGACGAGGGCTGGTGGCGGGGCTACAGCCCGAACGGCCATTTTGGAATGTTCCCAGCCAATTACGTGGAGCTTATCTAG
- the dbnlb gene encoding drebrin-like b isoform X4 has product MAVNLSKNGIALTAAFKEVVDEKSSTNWALFTYEGNSNDIRLAEKGDGGLEELVEELNSGKIMYAFCRVQDPNSGLPKYVLINWTGEGVKDARKGLCANHVSSMANFLRGAHVTINARAEEDVEPEVIMEKVAKASGANYSFHKEAPSRFQDSGPQGPVGSVYQKTNAMSEIKKTNKDNFWAQAEKDEEKRRKEERTKVDEERQHLEKERKDREAKEASQREKRDKERASQIDEQKKYQQKQDSTSKEQEKQRWEEQESQAAQAKAIKRGDSVEKANEAASLISQRASNPREMFKQRERGITPSDSDVPSAAPVSPQPGRLQSPFLAKPGYEAERANSPQRQASPVPAGSASPVRATEEAPPAHVQEAPPAPFEEAHEEPAQPEVEENNSYEVTPEKTPDGPPEKGTCARALYDYQAADDTEISFDPDDILTGIEMIDEGWWRGYSPNGHFGMFPANYVELI; this is encoded by the exons ATGGCAGTTAACCTCAGCAAAAATGGCATTGCATTAACAGCTGCATTCAAGGAAGTGGTGGACGAAAAATCCAGTACCAACTG GGCCTTGTTCACCTACGAGGGAAACAGTAATGATATCCGCCTGGCAGAAAAGGGAG ATGGAGGACTGGAGGAGTTGGTTGAGGAGCTGAACAGCGGAAAAATTATGTATGCTTTCTGCCGAGTCCAGGATCCAAATTCTGGCCTCCCTAAATATGTCCTCATCAACTGG ACTGGAGAAGGAGTAAAGGACGCCCGGAAAGGGCTGTGTGCAAATCATGTCAGCTCCATGGCCAATTTTCTAAGG GGGGCCCATGTAACAATAAACGCCAGGGCAGAGGAGGACGTGGAGCCTGAGGTGATCATGGAAAAGGTGGCCAAAGCTTCAGGAGCGAACTACAGCTTCCACAAAGAAGCTCCCAGCCGCTTCCAGGACAGCGGTCCTCAGGGTCCTGTG GGCTCCGTGTACCAGAAGACCAACGCCATGTCTGAAATTAAAAAGACCAACAAAGACAACTTCTGGGCTCAGGCAGAG AAAGATGAGGAGAAACGGCGCAAGGAGGAGCGAACCAAAGTAGACGAGGAGCGCCAGCAcctggagaaagaaaggaaggaccGGGAGGCCAAAGAGGCATcgcagagggagaaaagggacAAGGAGAGGGCGTCTCAAATCGACGAACAAAA GAAGTACCAGCAGAAGCAGGATTCAACCAGTAAAGAGCAGGAGAAGCAACGCTGG gaggagcaggagagccAGGCAGCCCAGGCCAAAGCAATCAAGAGGGGTGACTCTGTGGAAAAGGCCAAC GAGGCGGCTTCTCTCATCTCTCAGCGCGCTTCAAACCCAAGAGAGATGTtcaagcagagagagagaggaataacTCCCAGTGACTCTGACGTCCCCTCTGCTGCACCCGTCAGCCCCCAGCCAG GGCGTCTGCAAAGCCCTTTTCTGGCTAAGCCTGGGTATGAAGCTGAGCGAGCCAACTCCCCTCAGCGCCAAGCTTCTCCTGTGCCAGCAGGCTCCGCATCTCCTGTCCGTGCCACAG AGGAGGCACCGCCGGCCCACGTCCAGGAGGCACCGCCTGCCCCTTTCGAAGAGGCTCATGAAGAACCTGCTCAG CCCGAGGTGGAGGAGAACAACTCCTACGAGGTGACTCCTGAAAAGACGCCAGATGGGCCGCCAGAGAAAGGAACATGTGCCAGAGCCCTGTATGACTACCAGGCTG CTGACGACACAGAGATCTCTTTCGATCCCGACGATATCCTCACCGGCATCGAGATGATCGACGAGGGCTGGTGGCGGGGCTACAGCCCGAACGGCCATTTTGGAATGTTCCCAGCCAATTACGTGGAGCTTATCTAG